One Georgenia wutianyii DNA segment encodes these proteins:
- a CDS encoding CPBP family intramembrane glutamic endopeptidase — MPPRTDAPARRLRTEVWIVLGLSLGQSGVYAVVNIIARLTAEAPLRQQTTALNPSRSPRPYLDLTYQLLNIGFALVPVALALFLLSEPGRRATSRIGLTFSRPWRDLAVGVGLAALIGVPGLGVYALGRALGITVEVQAATLDQYWWTVPVLILAALKNALLEEVIAAGYLIERLEQLGWRPASVVAASSLLRGSYHLYQGIGPGLANVAMGVVFAEYYRRRRRTMPLVLAHTLIDVVAFVGYSLLPESVLRTLGLT; from the coding sequence ATGCCGCCGCGCACCGACGCCCCGGCCCGCCGGCTGCGGACCGAGGTGTGGATCGTCCTCGGCCTGTCCCTCGGGCAGTCCGGGGTGTACGCCGTCGTCAACATCATCGCCCGCCTCACCGCCGAGGCGCCGCTGCGGCAGCAGACCACCGCGCTCAACCCCTCGCGCTCCCCGCGCCCCTACCTCGACCTCACCTACCAGCTGCTCAACATCGGGTTCGCGCTCGTGCCGGTCGCCCTCGCGCTCTTCCTCCTCAGCGAGCCCGGACGGCGCGCCACCAGCCGCATCGGTCTCACGTTCTCCCGCCCCTGGCGCGACCTCGCCGTCGGCGTCGGCCTCGCGGCGCTCATCGGGGTGCCCGGGCTCGGGGTGTACGCGCTGGGCCGCGCGCTCGGCATCACCGTCGAGGTGCAGGCCGCCACGCTCGACCAGTACTGGTGGACCGTCCCGGTGCTCATCCTCGCCGCGCTGAAGAACGCGCTCCTCGAGGAGGTCATCGCAGCCGGCTACCTCATCGAGCGGCTCGAGCAGCTCGGCTGGCGCCCCGCGTCGGTCGTCGCCGCGAGCTCGCTGCTGCGCGGTTCCTACCACCTCTACCAGGGCATCGGACCGGGCCTGGCCAACGTCGCCATGGGCGTCGTGTTCGCCGAGTACTACCGCAGACGACGGCGCACCATGCCGCTCGTCCTCGCCCACACGCTCATCGACGTCGTCGCCTTCGTCGGCTACTCGCTGCTGCCGGAGTCCGTGCTGCGGACCCTCGGACTCACCTGA
- a CDS encoding methionine ABC transporter permease, with translation MSWLQDALANRVITEQLPEATLQTLYMTGLSTVITILLGLPLGLALVVTAPGGLRPAPALNTVLSVVVNVGRSIPFIILMVAILPLTRLLTGTTYGWRSAVVPLAVAAIPFFARLVENAVREVAPGKVEAAQMVGASRLGIVGGVLVREALPALVGGVTVTVITLISYSAMAGALGAEGLGALAVNHGYQRFQTDVMVVTVVVIIVLVQLIQMLGDRVVRLVDHR, from the coding sequence GTGAGCTGGCTGCAGGACGCCCTCGCCAACCGGGTCATCACCGAGCAGCTGCCCGAGGCGACCCTCCAGACCCTCTACATGACGGGGCTGTCGACCGTCATCACCATCCTCCTCGGCCTGCCGCTCGGCCTCGCGCTCGTCGTCACCGCGCCCGGGGGCCTGCGCCCCGCGCCGGCGCTGAACACGGTGCTGTCCGTCGTCGTCAACGTCGGGCGCTCGATCCCGTTCATCATCCTCATGGTCGCGATCCTGCCGCTCACCCGGCTCCTCACCGGGACCACCTACGGGTGGCGGTCCGCCGTCGTCCCCCTCGCCGTCGCCGCCATCCCCTTCTTCGCCCGGCTCGTGGAGAACGCGGTGCGCGAGGTGGCCCCGGGGAAGGTCGAGGCGGCCCAGATGGTCGGTGCCTCCCGGCTCGGGATCGTCGGCGGCGTCCTCGTCCGCGAGGCACTGCCCGCGCTCGTCGGCGGCGTCACCGTCACCGTCATCACGCTCATCTCCTACTCCGCGATGGCCGGCGCGCTCGGGGCCGAGGGCCTCGGTGCGCTCGCCGTCAACCACGGCTACCAACGCTTCCAGACCGACGTCATGGTCGTGACCGTCGTCGTGATCATCGTGCTCGTCCAGCTGATCCAGATGCTCGGGGACCGGGTCGTGCGACTCGTCGACCACCGCTGA
- a CDS encoding metal-sensitive transcriptional regulator has translation MAGYSGTKEDYARRLRRIEGQVRGIARMVDEDVYCIDVLTQISAVTKALQAVGIGLVEEHLGHCVVDAARSSHEEGAEKVREASEAIARLVRS, from the coding sequence ATGGCCGGGTACAGCGGCACCAAGGAGGACTACGCCCGCCGTCTGCGACGGATCGAGGGCCAGGTCCGCGGCATCGCCCGCATGGTCGACGAGGACGTCTACTGCATCGACGTCCTCACCCAGATCTCCGCGGTGACCAAGGCCCTGCAGGCCGTGGGCATCGGGCTGGTCGAGGAGCACCTCGGCCACTGCGTCGTCGACGCCGCCCGCTCCTCCCACGAGGAGGGCGCCGAGAAGGTCCGCGAGGCGAGCGAGGCGATCGCCCGGCTCGTGCGCTCCTGA
- a CDS encoding heavy-metal-associated domain-containing protein — MSTDPSPIDRTTVLDVEGMTCSHCVSAVTKELEDVKDVSTVSVLLRNGGTSEVTVVSDAVLDQDALRAAVDEAGYTVTAIHVDN, encoded by the coding sequence ATGAGCACCGACCCCTCGCCCATCGACCGCACGACCGTGCTGGACGTCGAGGGCATGACCTGCTCCCACTGCGTGTCCGCGGTGACCAAGGAGCTGGAGGACGTCAAGGACGTCTCCACGGTCAGCGTCCTGCTGCGCAACGGCGGGACCTCGGAGGTCACCGTCGTGTCCGACGCCGTCCTGGACCAGGACGCGCTGCGCGCCGCCGTCGACGAGGCGGGCTACACGGTCACCGCCATCCACGTCGACAACTGA
- a CDS encoding MetQ/NlpA family ABC transporter substrate-binding protein: MRTTRPVLLAALAAVTTLALAACGDTAEEEPAAATGESGGIATIVIGASPTPHAEILEFVQENLAEDAGFTLDIIEYTDYVQPNVQLAEGELDANFFQHLPYFEAEVAEKGYDFAHFDGVHIEPYGIYSETVTSLDELPDGAQVGVPNDPSNQARALELLESEGLFTLADVEDPTIFDVADNPKDIELVELEAAQLVRSLQDLDAAVVNGNYALEADLNPAEDAIVLESGEGNPFANLVAVRSEDVEDPALVALDEALRSDEVRAFIEERWPAGEVVPAF, encoded by the coding sequence ATGCGCACCACCCGACCCGTGCTGCTCGCCGCGCTCGCCGCCGTCACCACCCTCGCGCTCGCCGCCTGCGGCGACACCGCCGAGGAGGAGCCGGCCGCCGCCACCGGTGAGTCCGGCGGCATCGCGACGATCGTCATCGGTGCCAGCCCGACCCCCCACGCCGAGATCCTCGAGTTCGTCCAGGAGAACCTCGCCGAGGACGCCGGCTTCACCCTCGACATCATCGAGTACACCGACTACGTCCAGCCCAACGTCCAGCTCGCCGAGGGTGAGCTCGACGCGAACTTCTTCCAGCACCTGCCGTACTTCGAGGCCGAGGTCGCCGAGAAGGGGTACGACTTCGCCCACTTCGACGGCGTCCACATCGAGCCCTACGGCATCTACTCCGAGACGGTGACCTCGCTGGACGAGCTGCCCGACGGCGCCCAGGTCGGCGTCCCGAACGACCCGTCGAACCAGGCGCGCGCGCTCGAGCTGCTCGAGTCCGAGGGCCTGTTCACCCTCGCGGACGTCGAGGACCCGACGATCTTCGACGTCGCCGACAACCCGAAGGACATCGAGCTCGTCGAGCTCGAGGCCGCCCAGCTCGTGCGCAGCCTGCAGGACCTGGACGCCGCCGTCGTCAACGGCAACTACGCCCTCGAGGCCGACCTCAACCCCGCCGAGGACGCCATCGTCCTGGAGTCCGGCGAGGGCAACCCGTTCGCCAACCTCGTGGCCGTGCGCAGCGAGGACGTCGAGGACCCGGCGCTCGTCGCCCTCGACGAGGCGCTGCGCTCGGACGAGGTGCGCGCCTTCATCGAGGAGCGCTGGCCCGCCGGCGAGGTCGTCCCCGCCTTCTGA
- a CDS encoding heavy metal translocating P-type ATPase: MSSPTQTSPFGEVDLAVEGMTCASCVNRVEKKLNALPGVSATVNLATESAHVTLEEPVADADLLAAVERAGYAGSVTRRHTADDEHDDDADEHALAGHEHGAGEDTSSPAEQRQADLRRRLRVAGALTVPVVALSMLPALQFPGWQWVVTALALPVVTWGAWPFHRSAVKAARHGASTMDTLVSLGVTAATLWSLWALLLGGAGEIGMRMTPSLFPAQGAAGEVGMPELYFEVAAVVTTFLLLGRYAESRSRRRAGDALRSLLSMGAKDVAVVRVDDAGRRTEERVPVERLRVGDLFLVRPGEKVATDGVVVEGSSAVDTSMLTGEPVPVDVAEGDAVTGATVNASGRLLVRATRVGEETTLAQIGRLVTQAQTGKAPVQRLADRISAVFVPVVIVVALGTLVVWLMSGANAQASFTAAVAVLIIACPCALGLATPTALLVGSGRASQLGILIKGPEILESTRRIDTMVLDKTGTVTEGRMRLADVRPAADRAELLRLAGAVEAASEHPIAQAVAAGAAAELGDLPAVTDFAGHAGRGVSGRVEGREVLVGRPAWLAEQGVTVPDDVATDHHEAERSGATAVVVAWDGTARGVLAVRDTVKATSAQAVARLRELGVRPILLTGDNRAAAEAVAAEVGIPAADVIAEVLPEDKLDVVARLQGEGRVVAMVGDGVNDAAALAQAGQQGLGLAMGTGTDVAIEASDITLVTGDLRAAPTSISVSRATLRVIKQNLFWAFAYNVAAIPLAAFGLLNPMIAGAAMAASSVIVVANSLRLRRAG; this comes from the coding sequence ATGTCATCCCCGACCCAGACCAGTCCGTTCGGCGAGGTCGACCTCGCCGTCGAGGGGATGACCTGCGCCTCCTGCGTCAACCGGGTGGAGAAGAAGCTCAACGCCCTGCCCGGGGTGAGCGCCACGGTCAACCTCGCGACCGAGTCCGCCCACGTCACCCTCGAGGAGCCGGTCGCCGACGCCGACCTCCTCGCCGCCGTCGAGCGCGCCGGGTACGCGGGGTCGGTCACCCGTCGGCACACCGCCGACGACGAGCACGACGACGACGCGGACGAGCACGCCCTGGCCGGCCACGAGCACGGCGCGGGTGAGGACACCTCCTCCCCCGCCGAGCAGCGGCAGGCCGACCTGCGCCGTCGGCTGCGGGTCGCCGGGGCGCTCACCGTCCCGGTCGTCGCGCTGTCGATGCTCCCCGCGCTCCAGTTCCCCGGCTGGCAGTGGGTCGTCACGGCTCTCGCGCTGCCCGTCGTCACCTGGGGCGCCTGGCCGTTCCACCGCTCGGCCGTCAAGGCCGCGCGGCACGGGGCCTCGACGATGGACACGCTCGTCTCCCTCGGTGTCACCGCGGCGACGCTGTGGTCCCTGTGGGCCCTGCTCCTCGGCGGCGCCGGGGAGATCGGCATGCGGATGACCCCGAGCCTGTTCCCCGCGCAGGGAGCGGCCGGCGAGGTCGGCATGCCCGAGCTCTACTTCGAGGTCGCGGCGGTCGTCACGACCTTCCTCCTCCTCGGGCGCTACGCGGAGTCCCGCTCCCGACGGCGGGCCGGCGACGCGCTGCGCTCGCTGCTGTCGATGGGCGCGAAGGACGTCGCCGTCGTGCGCGTCGACGACGCCGGACGCCGCACCGAGGAGCGGGTGCCGGTCGAGCGGCTGCGGGTCGGGGACCTGTTCCTCGTGCGGCCCGGTGAGAAGGTGGCGACCGACGGCGTCGTCGTCGAGGGCTCCTCCGCCGTCGACACCTCGATGCTCACCGGCGAGCCCGTGCCGGTGGACGTCGCAGAGGGGGACGCCGTCACCGGCGCCACCGTCAACGCCTCGGGCCGCCTGCTCGTGCGCGCCACCCGGGTCGGTGAGGAGACGACGCTCGCGCAGATCGGACGCCTCGTCACCCAGGCGCAGACCGGCAAGGCCCCGGTCCAGCGCCTCGCCGACCGCATCTCGGCCGTCTTCGTGCCGGTCGTCATCGTCGTCGCGCTCGGCACGCTCGTCGTGTGGCTGATGTCCGGCGCCAACGCGCAGGCCTCGTTCACGGCGGCCGTCGCCGTCCTCATCATCGCCTGCCCGTGCGCGCTGGGGCTGGCCACGCCGACGGCGCTGCTCGTCGGCTCGGGCCGCGCCTCCCAGCTCGGCATCCTCATCAAGGGCCCGGAGATCCTCGAGTCCACGCGCCGGATCGACACGATGGTGCTCGACAAGACCGGCACGGTCACCGAGGGCCGCATGCGGCTCGCCGACGTGCGTCCGGCCGCCGACCGCGCCGAGCTGCTCCGGCTCGCCGGGGCGGTCGAGGCCGCGAGCGAGCACCCGATCGCCCAGGCCGTCGCCGCCGGGGCCGCCGCCGAGCTCGGCGACCTGCCCGCCGTCACCGACTTCGCCGGCCACGCCGGGCGCGGCGTCAGCGGTCGGGTCGAGGGCCGCGAGGTCCTCGTCGGGCGGCCCGCCTGGCTCGCCGAGCAGGGCGTCACCGTGCCCGACGACGTCGCCACGGACCACCACGAGGCCGAGCGCTCCGGCGCGACCGCCGTCGTCGTCGCGTGGGACGGGACCGCCCGCGGCGTCCTCGCCGTGCGCGACACGGTCAAGGCCACGTCGGCGCAGGCCGTCGCGCGGCTGCGCGAGCTCGGCGTGCGCCCGATCCTCCTCACCGGCGACAACCGCGCCGCGGCCGAGGCCGTCGCGGCGGAGGTCGGGATCCCGGCCGCGGACGTCATCGCCGAGGTGCTGCCGGAGGACAAGCTCGACGTCGTCGCCCGCCTCCAGGGCGAGGGCCGGGTCGTGGCGATGGTCGGGGACGGCGTCAACGACGCCGCGGCGCTTGCCCAGGCCGGGCAGCAGGGCCTGGGCCTGGCGATGGGCACCGGCACCGACGTCGCGATCGAGGCCAGCGACATCACGCTGGTGACCGGGGACCTGCGCGCGGCGCCGACGTCGATCTCCGTCTCCCGCGCCACGCTGCGGGTGATCAAGCAGAACCTGTTCTGGGCCTTCGCCTACAACGTCGCGGCGATCCCGCTCGCCGCGTTCGGGCTGCTCAACCCGATGATCGCGGGGGCGGCGATGGCCGCGAGCTCCGTCATCGTCGTCGCCAACTCCCTGCGCCTGCGCCGCGCGGGCTGA
- a CDS encoding DUF2079 domain-containing protein → MSPAGGVVGRTGGRLWQPWAVAGVAGVLYVVVGVLQWRSLEVPSWDLAIFTQLAKAYGSFSAPIVPIKGDGFNLLGDHFHPILVLLGPVYALFPSGLTLLVVQALLVAVSAWPLTALAVRRLGPVPGTVLGALYVLSYGIQGAVRTQFHEVAFALPLLAFGLCALLERRWRAAALWLAPVVFVKEDLGLLVAVLGLVMWWRGARRAGPGLALWGAAWFALATAVILPALNPRGQYDYADRLTVGDVLGDPLGTLAAVLGPGEKVVTVLLLVAAAGVLGVRSPILLAALPTLAWRFLGDVPFYWTWGWHYDAVLMPLAVAAMLDALGPRPVDDAADPPPAVVQRRRTALALGAAGLGVLLTAPGLPVADLLDGETWRPSPRAEAARAVLDTVPDGATVASDIGLLARLVPTTTALWSGTPDNPAPDYYVIDQEGSTWGGSPPPDAAAHAELKHPGTDYEIVLDTGGYQVARRVDGG, encoded by the coding sequence GTGAGCCCTGCGGGGGGCGTCGTCGGACGGACGGGCGGACGGCTGTGGCAGCCGTGGGCAGTGGCAGGGGTGGCCGGCGTCCTCTACGTCGTCGTCGGCGTGCTCCAGTGGCGCAGCCTCGAGGTGCCCTCGTGGGACCTGGCGATCTTCACCCAGCTCGCCAAGGCGTACGGCTCGTTCAGCGCGCCGATCGTGCCGATCAAGGGGGACGGCTTCAACCTGCTCGGCGACCACTTCCACCCGATCCTCGTCCTCCTCGGGCCCGTCTACGCGCTGTTCCCCTCCGGCCTCACCCTGCTCGTCGTCCAGGCGCTGCTCGTCGCGGTCTCCGCCTGGCCGCTCACCGCGCTCGCGGTGCGGCGGCTCGGACCGGTCCCCGGCACCGTCCTCGGGGCGCTGTACGTGCTGTCCTACGGCATCCAGGGGGCGGTGCGCACCCAGTTCCACGAGGTCGCCTTCGCCCTGCCGCTGCTCGCGTTCGGGCTGTGCGCACTCCTCGAACGGCGCTGGCGCGCGGCGGCGTTGTGGCTCGCGCCGGTGGTGTTCGTCAAGGAGGACCTCGGGCTGCTCGTCGCCGTCCTCGGGCTGGTCATGTGGTGGCGGGGGGCCCGGCGCGCGGGCCCGGGCCTCGCGCTGTGGGGGGCCGCCTGGTTCGCCCTCGCGACGGCGGTCATCCTGCCCGCCCTCAACCCGCGCGGGCAGTACGACTACGCCGACAGACTCACGGTCGGGGACGTGCTCGGCGACCCACTCGGGACGCTCGCCGCCGTCCTCGGCCCGGGCGAGAAGGTCGTCACGGTGCTGCTGCTCGTCGCCGCGGCGGGCGTCCTCGGGGTGCGCTCCCCGATCCTGCTCGCGGCGCTCCCCACCCTCGCCTGGCGCTTCCTCGGTGACGTGCCCTTCTACTGGACGTGGGGCTGGCACTACGACGCCGTCCTCATGCCGCTCGCCGTCGCCGCGATGCTCGACGCGCTCGGCCCCCGGCCCGTCGACGATGCCGCCGACCCGCCGCCGGCCGTGGTCCAGCGCCGGCGCACCGCCCTCGCGCTCGGTGCGGCCGGCCTCGGCGTCCTGCTCACCGCGCCGGGCCTGCCGGTCGCCGACCTCCTCGACGGGGAGACCTGGCGCCCGTCCCCGCGCGCGGAGGCGGCCCGCGCGGTGCTCGACACCGTGCCCGACGGCGCCACCGTGGCCAGCGACATCGGCCTGCTCGCCCGTCTCGTGCCGACGACGACGGCGCTGTGGTCGGGCACGCCGGACAACCCGGCCCCGGACTACTACGTCATCGACCAGGAGGGCTCGACGTGGGGCGGGTCCCCTCCCCCGGACGCCGCCGCCCACGCCGAGCTCAAGCACCCGGGGACCGACTACGAGATCGTCCTCGACACCGGCGGCTACCAGGTCGCCCGCCGCGTCGACGGCGGCTGA
- a CDS encoding methionine ABC transporter ATP-binding protein codes for MISLTDLRKVYRSRGGREVVALDGIDLHVPRGAIHGIVGESGAGKSTLVRCLTALERPTSGTVSIDGVPLAGLGERELRRQRRRIGMVFQHVNLLEARTAAANVAYPLRVARVPRERRDERVRELLELVGLGDRADAYPAQLSGGQKQRVGIARALAAEPAVLLCDEPTSALDSDTTRQILGLIRDVRDRLGITVLIITHEMAVVREVCDSVSLLDHGRVAEHGPIDVVAGDHGTRLARALVPLPPEPREEGRATLELSFGGEVSTARVLAAVAALGEEADVSAGTIETLAGTRVGRLRLSVPVSAALVAQRELRAAGVHVEEVAP; via the coding sequence GTGATCAGCCTGACCGACCTGCGCAAGGTCTACCGCAGCCGCGGTGGCCGCGAGGTCGTCGCGCTCGACGGCATCGACCTCCACGTCCCGCGCGGCGCGATCCACGGGATCGTCGGGGAGTCCGGGGCCGGCAAGTCGACCCTCGTCCGCTGCCTCACCGCCCTCGAGCGCCCGACCTCCGGGACCGTGAGCATCGACGGCGTCCCGCTCGCCGGCCTCGGTGAGCGGGAGCTGCGCCGCCAGCGGCGCCGCATCGGGATGGTCTTCCAGCACGTCAACCTGCTCGAGGCGCGCACGGCGGCGGCCAACGTCGCCTACCCGCTGCGGGTCGCCCGCGTGCCGCGCGAGCGTCGCGACGAGCGGGTGCGCGAGCTGCTCGAGCTCGTCGGGCTCGGCGACCGGGCCGACGCCTACCCGGCCCAGCTCTCCGGCGGCCAGAAGCAGCGCGTCGGCATCGCCCGCGCGCTGGCGGCCGAGCCCGCAGTCCTCCTGTGCGACGAGCCGACGTCGGCGCTCGACTCCGACACCACCCGCCAGATCCTCGGGCTCATCCGCGACGTCCGCGACCGGCTCGGGATCACCGTCCTCATCATCACCCACGAGATGGCCGTCGTCCGCGAGGTGTGCGACTCGGTCAGCCTCCTCGACCACGGCCGCGTCGCCGAGCACGGGCCGATCGACGTCGTCGCCGGTGACCACGGCACCCGCCTGGCCCGCGCACTCGTCCCGCTGCCTCCCGAGCCGCGCGAGGAGGGCCGCGCCACCCTCGAGCTGTCCTTCGGCGGTGAGGTGAGCACCGCCCGGGTGCTCGCCGCCGTCGCCGCGCTCGGCGAGGAGGCCGACGTCTCCGCCGGCACCATCGAGACCCTTGCCGGCACCCGGGTGGGCCGGCTGCGACTGTCCGTCCCGGTGTCCGCCGCCCTCGTCGCGCAGCGAGAGCTGCGCGCGGCCGGGGTCCACGTCGAGGAGGTGGCGCCGTGA
- a CDS encoding lysylphosphatidylglycerol synthase transmembrane domain-containing protein has product MTERPGDTRTPAPGAPEAPRRKVLLVDLPAVRVRRPRDLLELVMSALGIGVVLLLAVYAHATAIGVTEDVQSAAALVLRQILLLPVTVLEGVVTFFLPLFVVAMQLVRRRWRSVLEALAAAVVAWSLTTAAVWLLDSYGPSALSVGLTITSEGDSVIAMNPLVAALAALLTAMGPRDRRPSVRWSWNLLWVVLALTVIRGALTLPGAVVTVLLGRLVGLAGRLLVGVFNERAEGIDLVQGLRRAGLDAVRVVRLDPPEGGDVRAWTVTTSSPIGYTEHLAENEILGEDPDAGWPVTTRASDTIVPDVLTDPQAVVHAAASPGGVNLDPVSAHRVYSVWDTAGRRWYVTMLDGDRQVVGYLSSLWSRMRVRGLRRRRSGSLRDAADRAALLAYAVERAGVNTPPLVGMAEARDSMIMVTAHIAGARRLSDLTEEEVSDELLDEVWDQLRTAHAAGLAHLDLTANAVLVGSEGDVYLLDWENGEIASTELSRRLDLAQMLAITATKVGEERALASASRCLGSDQLASIAPLLQPVILAPHTRAAAGKPRELLNSLRAQLVDQHPDADVEPINLARFSVRTVVMVTIAVVAIWLLLGTLNFEQVLDATRNANPWWLGLCFGLGLLTYVGSAMGLVAFSPERVGLWRTTLVQVAAGVVSLVAPAGVGPAALNLRYLVKQRIATPLAVATVALVQVSQFVTTVALLAVIALVTGSAGTLSVPSGAVTGVGIVAVLIVVVVLAVPPARSWLWHKLGPTLTQVWPRVLWVVGSPSRLLMGLGGNVIMTLGYVASFGAALAAFGYSLPVTTLSITYLTSNTVGAAVPSPGGIGPVEAALTGGLTVAGIPAGVAFSAALVFRVLTFWLRVPLGWAALRHLQRHGAL; this is encoded by the coding sequence ATGACGGAGCGGCCGGGCGACACCCGCACGCCCGCGCCCGGCGCCCCGGAGGCGCCCCGGCGCAAGGTGCTCCTCGTCGACCTCCCGGCCGTGCGCGTGCGCCGCCCGCGCGACCTCCTCGAGCTCGTCATGTCGGCGCTCGGGATCGGCGTCGTGCTCCTCCTCGCCGTCTACGCGCACGCGACGGCGATCGGGGTGACCGAGGACGTCCAGTCCGCCGCCGCGCTCGTCCTGCGCCAGATCCTGCTCCTGCCCGTCACGGTGCTCGAGGGTGTCGTCACCTTCTTCCTGCCGCTGTTCGTCGTCGCCATGCAGCTCGTGCGGCGCCGCTGGCGCTCGGTCCTCGAGGCGCTCGCCGCGGCCGTCGTCGCCTGGTCCCTCACGACCGCCGCGGTGTGGCTGCTCGACTCCTACGGGCCCAGCGCCCTGTCGGTCGGCCTGACGATCACGAGCGAGGGCGACAGCGTCATCGCGATGAACCCGCTCGTCGCCGCGCTCGCCGCACTCCTCACCGCGATGGGCCCGCGCGACCGGCGGCCCTCCGTGCGCTGGTCGTGGAACCTCCTGTGGGTCGTGCTCGCCCTCACCGTCATCCGCGGAGCACTCACCCTGCCCGGCGCCGTCGTCACCGTGCTCCTCGGCCGGCTCGTCGGGCTCGCCGGGCGCCTGCTCGTCGGGGTCTTCAACGAGCGCGCCGAGGGCATCGACCTCGTCCAGGGGCTGCGGCGGGCCGGGCTCGACGCCGTCCGCGTCGTGCGCCTCGACCCGCCCGAGGGCGGCGACGTGCGGGCATGGACCGTGACGACCTCCTCCCCCATCGGCTACACCGAGCACCTGGCGGAGAACGAGATCCTCGGCGAGGACCCCGACGCCGGCTGGCCGGTGACGACGCGCGCGTCCGACACGATCGTGCCCGACGTGCTCACCGACCCCCAGGCCGTCGTCCACGCCGCCGCCAGCCCGGGCGGGGTCAACCTCGACCCGGTGAGCGCCCACCGGGTGTACTCCGTGTGGGACACCGCCGGCCGCCGCTGGTACGTCACCATGCTCGACGGCGACCGGCAGGTCGTCGGCTACCTCTCCTCGCTGTGGTCGCGGATGCGCGTGCGCGGCCTGCGGCGGCGGCGCTCCGGCTCCCTGCGCGACGCCGCCGACCGCGCCGCCCTCCTCGCCTACGCCGTCGAGCGGGCCGGGGTGAACACCCCACCGCTCGTCGGGATGGCCGAGGCCCGCGACTCGATGATCATGGTGACGGCGCACATCGCCGGCGCCCGGCGCCTGTCCGACCTCACCGAGGAGGAGGTGAGCGACGAGCTGCTCGACGAGGTGTGGGACCAGCTGCGCACCGCCCACGCCGCCGGCCTGGCCCACCTCGACCTCACGGCCAACGCCGTCCTCGTCGGCAGCGAGGGCGACGTGTACCTCCTGGACTGGGAGAACGGGGAGATCGCCTCCACCGAGCTGTCCCGGCGCCTCGACCTCGCCCAGATGCTCGCGATCACCGCGACGAAGGTCGGGGAGGAGCGGGCCCTGGCGAGCGCGAGCCGGTGCCTGGGCAGCGACCAGCTCGCCTCCATCGCCCCGCTGCTCCAGCCGGTCATCCTCGCCCCGCACACCCGGGCGGCGGCCGGGAAGCCGCGCGAGCTGCTCAACTCCCTGCGCGCCCAGCTCGTCGACCAGCACCCGGACGCCGACGTCGAGCCGATCAACCTCGCCCGCTTCAGCGTCCGCACCGTCGTCATGGTGACGATCGCCGTCGTCGCGATCTGGCTGCTCCTCGGCACGCTGAACTTCGAGCAGGTGCTCGACGCCACCCGCAACGCCAACCCGTGGTGGCTCGGTCTGTGCTTCGGGCTCGGCCTGCTCACCTACGTCGGCAGCGCGATGGGGCTCGTCGCCTTCTCCCCGGAACGGGTCGGACTGTGGCGCACCACCCTCGTCCAGGTGGCGGCGGGCGTCGTCTCGCTCGTCGCCCCGGCAGGCGTGGGCCCCGCGGCGCTCAACCTCCGCTACCTCGTCAAGCAGCGGATCGCGACCCCGCTCGCGGTGGCGACCGTCGCCCTCGTCCAGGTCTCCCAGTTCGTCACGACGGTCGCGCTGCTCGCCGTCATCGCGCTCGTCACCGGCTCGGCCGGCACGCTGTCGGTGCCCTCCGGCGCGGTGACCGGGGTGGGCATCGTCGCCGTGCTCATCGTCGTCGTCGTGCTCGCCGTGCCGCCGGCGCGCAGCTGGCTGTGGCACAAGCTCGGCCCGACGCTCACCCAGGTGTGGCCGCGGGTGCTGTGGGTGGTCGGCAGCCCGAGCCGGCTGCTCATGGGCCTGGGCGGCAACGTCATCATGACCCTCGGCTACGTCGCCTCGTTCGGTGCCGCTCTCGCGGCGTTCGGCTACTCACTGCCGGTGACGACGCTGTCGATCACCTACCTCACGTCGAACACCGTCGGTGCGGCGGTGCCCTCGCCGGGTGGCATCGGGCCGGTGGAGGCCGCGCTCACCGGTGGTCTCACCGTCGCCGGGATCCCCGCAGGTGTCGCGTTCTCGGCGGCGCTCGTCTTCCGCGTCCTCACCTTCTGGCTGCGGGTGCCGCTCGGCTGGGCCGCACTGCGCCACCTCCAGCGCCACGGGGCGCTGTGA